In Enterobacter cloacae, the following are encoded in one genomic region:
- a CDS encoding carbonic anhydrase, producing the protein MQHIIEGFLNFQKEVFPQRKELFRSLASSQNPKALFISCSDSRLVPELVTQQEPGQLFVIRNAGNIVPPFGPEPGGVSATIEYAVVALGVTDIVICGHSNCGAMKAIADNANLEPMPAVSHWLRYADAAKAVIENKTWDNPTDKVNAMVQENVFAQLSNIKTHPSVAVGLRNNAIRLHGWVYDIESGDIRALDKETKTFISLSENPDVFFE; encoded by the coding sequence ATGCAACATATCATTGAAGGTTTCCTCAACTTTCAAAAAGAGGTTTTTCCGCAACGTAAAGAGCTCTTCCGCAGTTTAGCGTCCAGCCAGAATCCCAAAGCGCTGTTCATCTCCTGCTCCGACAGTCGCCTGGTTCCGGAACTGGTCACCCAGCAAGAACCGGGACAGCTCTTTGTCATTCGTAATGCTGGCAACATTGTGCCACCTTTCGGGCCTGAGCCAGGCGGTGTCTCTGCCACCATCGAATATGCCGTGGTGGCGTTAGGCGTAACGGATATCGTGATCTGCGGCCACTCTAACTGTGGTGCGATGAAGGCGATTGCCGACAACGCGAACCTGGAGCCGATGCCTGCGGTTTCCCACTGGCTGCGCTACGCTGATGCGGCAAAAGCGGTTATTGAGAATAAAACCTGGGATAACCCTACCGATAAAGTGAACGCGATGGTGCAGGAAAACGTGTTTGCGCAGTTGAGCAACATTAAAACGCACCCATCGGTTGCGGTGGGGCTACGCAACAATGCTATCCGCCTGCACGGCTGGGTATATGACATTGAAAGCGGCGACATTCGTGCGCTGGATAAAGAGACGAAAACGTTCATCTCGCTGTCTGAAAACCCGGACGTCTTCTTCGAGTAA
- a CDS encoding MBL fold metallo-hydrolase — MITLCKACGTSYGITPDRCPICEDERQYVPVTGQEWIDVAALTATHTNTWQQLEPRLFSIRTVPSFAINQRAILLLTPQGNILWDCIANLDPATKTLIAALGGISAIAISHPHYYTTMQDWAAAFDAPVYLHASDREWVMRSSTAIHFWEGDALDIMPSVTLLRTGGHFAGGTVLHWHDGEGVLLAGDILQVTPGKNAVSFMWSYPNMLPLSAGTVERVMHHLQGKMFERLYGAFEGQNILAKASEIVQRSGQKYIACLK, encoded by the coding sequence ATGATTACACTCTGTAAAGCCTGCGGTACTTCTTATGGGATAACGCCAGACAGATGCCCGATTTGCGAGGATGAACGCCAGTATGTTCCGGTGACTGGTCAGGAATGGATTGATGTGGCTGCGTTGACAGCCACCCATACCAACACATGGCAGCAGCTCGAACCACGGCTGTTCAGCATCAGAACGGTACCGTCCTTTGCCATTAACCAGCGCGCAATTCTGTTACTCACTCCGCAAGGCAATATTCTGTGGGATTGCATCGCGAACCTCGACCCGGCAACCAAAACGTTGATCGCGGCGCTGGGCGGTATCAGCGCGATCGCGATTTCGCACCCCCATTATTACACCACGATGCAGGACTGGGCCGCGGCCTTCGATGCTCCTGTCTATTTACATGCCAGCGACAGAGAATGGGTGATGCGTAGCAGCACCGCGATCCACTTCTGGGAGGGAGACGCGCTGGACATCATGCCGTCGGTGACGCTGCTGCGGACTGGCGGTCACTTTGCGGGCGGCACGGTGCTGCACTGGCATGACGGAGAGGGGGTTTTACTGGCAGGTGATATTTTGCAGGTGACGCCGGGGAAAAATGCTGTCTCGTTTATGTGGAGCTACCCTAATATGCTCCCGCTGTCGGCGGGCACGGTCGAACGGGTGATGCACCATTTGCAGGGCAAGATGTTTGAACGGCTCTATGGCGCATTCGAAGGTCAGAACATCCTGGCGAAGGCCAGTGAGATTGTGCAGCGGTCGGGCCAGAAATATATTGCTTGTCTGAAGTAA
- a CDS encoding cysteine ABC transporter substrate-binding protein has protein sequence MRGRRITMAENKKGYQKQAIALGLLVAGGMLSLQAQADQLADIKAAGVVKVATFDANPPFGAIDAQTHNIVGYDVDFAHALAKALGVKLELVATNPANRIPLLQSGKADLIVADITITPERAQVVDFSTPYFVTGQQFLVPAKSANKLDDYSRARIGAVKGTTGEQALHQRFPQSRVLSYDDIPLALTALRNGNVQAITQDSTILAGLLAQAPDKANFKILPDLLSKEEIGVGVKKGETALLKVVNDELVNLEKSGQAARIYDVWFGPQTQSPQPRAFKIEAQ, from the coding sequence ATGAGGGGCAGACGTATTACTATGGCAGAAAATAAAAAAGGATATCAAAAACAGGCCATTGCGCTGGGTTTACTGGTGGCGGGCGGCATGCTTTCTCTGCAGGCACAGGCAGATCAACTGGCGGATATCAAGGCCGCAGGGGTGGTAAAAGTCGCCACGTTTGACGCCAACCCACCGTTTGGTGCAATCGATGCCCAAACCCATAACATCGTAGGTTATGACGTCGATTTTGCCCACGCACTGGCAAAAGCGCTGGGCGTGAAGCTTGAGCTGGTTGCCACCAACCCGGCCAACCGTATTCCTCTGCTGCAGTCCGGCAAAGCGGATTTGATTGTGGCAGATATCACCATCACCCCGGAACGTGCGCAGGTCGTTGATTTCTCAACCCCCTATTTCGTCACCGGACAACAGTTCCTGGTTCCGGCCAAATCGGCCAATAAGCTGGACGACTATAGCCGGGCGCGTATTGGCGCGGTAAAAGGAACAACGGGTGAACAGGCTCTGCATCAGCGCTTCCCGCAGTCCCGCGTGCTCTCTTATGACGATATTCCGCTGGCGCTGACGGCGTTGCGTAACGGTAATGTGCAGGCGATCACTCAGGACAGTACCATCCTGGCAGGTCTGCTGGCGCAGGCTCCGGATAAAGCCAACTTCAAAATTCTGCCCGACCTGCTCAGCAAAGAAGAGATTGGCGTCGGCGTGAAAAAAGGCGAAACGGCACTGCTGAAGGTCGTCAATGATGAACTGGTGAATCTGGAGAAAAGTGGCCAGGCCGCCAGAATTTATGATGTCTGGTTTGGCCCACAAACCCAATCCCCACAGCCTCGCGCCTTTAAAATAGAAGCCCAGTAA
- a CDS encoding phosphate ABC transporter ATP-binding protein, translating to MLSGLFSRSAARAADFSHLEHASVEFRDIVKRYGDHHVLKGINLSIMPGEVVAILGPSGSGKSTLIRLINQLETLNGGEILIDNTPTGQLSGAALRQLRSRVGFVFQQFNLYAHLTASQNITLALEHVHGWKPQPAQERALALLENVGMLEKAHHFPAELSGGQQQRVAIARALASSPQIILFDEPTSALDPEMIGEVLFVMKALAHSGITMIVVTHEMQFAREIADRIVFIDGGQILETAPPEQFFSQPSHPRAQRFLQKVLNPLHQEHL from the coding sequence ATGCTCTCAGGTTTATTTTCACGCTCCGCGGCTCGTGCCGCGGATTTTTCACATCTGGAACATGCCAGCGTCGAGTTTCGTGACATCGTCAAACGCTACGGGGACCATCACGTTTTAAAAGGCATTAACCTCAGCATTATGCCTGGCGAAGTGGTTGCTATCCTCGGCCCTTCGGGTTCCGGTAAATCGACCCTAATCCGGCTTATCAACCAGCTTGAAACCCTGAACGGCGGCGAAATCCTGATCGACAACACCCCTACCGGGCAGCTGTCCGGTGCGGCACTGCGCCAGCTACGCAGCCGCGTTGGGTTTGTGTTCCAGCAATTTAATCTCTACGCCCATCTCACCGCCAGCCAGAATATCACCCTGGCTCTGGAACATGTTCACGGCTGGAAGCCGCAGCCCGCACAGGAACGGGCGCTGGCATTGCTGGAAAACGTGGGGATGCTGGAAAAAGCCCACCATTTTCCCGCCGAGCTTTCTGGCGGCCAGCAACAGCGCGTGGCAATTGCCCGCGCCCTGGCCTCTTCCCCGCAAATCATCCTGTTCGATGAACCTACCTCCGCGCTCGATCCGGAAATGATCGGCGAAGTCTTGTTCGTGATGAAAGCCCTTGCCCACAGCGGGATCACCATGATTGTGGTGACACATGAGATGCAATTTGCCCGGGAAATTGCCGACCGGATTGTCTTTATCGACGGCGGACAGATTCTGGAAACCGCACCGCCGGAGCAATTTTTCAGTCAGCCGTCGCATCCGCGTGCGCAGCGTTTCCTGCAAAAAGTGCTGAACCCGCTGCATCAGGAGCATCTGTAA
- a CDS encoding membrane protein codes for MPALDWQGVLTGQPLQWILSGFLTTLWVTLAGAILASLLALLFLLLRLSGGRFGNGVVSSWVSLFRNTPLLVQLLFWYFAAWNGLPLAFRDLVNADHSWSILPGGVWWFTPEFLCSAWGLGVFTSAFLIEEVESGLRSVPAGQREAALAQGFSAWRLFRYILLPQSLANAWQPVVGQYLNLMKLSSLASGIGFAELTYQVRQIESYNAHALEAFTVGTVLYLLTGVAMGMALVRIGPSVKRKHHATVATGSEKHDCRT; via the coding sequence ATGCCCGCGCTCGACTGGCAGGGCGTGCTGACCGGACAGCCCCTGCAATGGATTTTATCCGGTTTTTTGACCACGCTGTGGGTCACGCTCGCCGGGGCGATTCTGGCAAGCCTTCTCGCCCTGCTTTTTCTGCTCCTGCGCCTCTCCGGTGGACGGTTTGGCAATGGGGTCGTCAGTAGCTGGGTCTCACTGTTTCGCAATACCCCCTTACTGGTGCAACTGCTGTTCTGGTATTTCGCGGCCTGGAACGGGCTTCCCCTCGCATTTCGCGATCTGGTGAACGCAGATCACAGCTGGTCGATCCTGCCGGGTGGTGTCTGGTGGTTCACGCCCGAGTTTTTATGTTCCGCCTGGGGATTGGGGGTGTTCACCTCCGCCTTTTTAATTGAAGAGGTGGAGTCCGGGCTACGTTCCGTCCCGGCCGGGCAACGGGAGGCGGCGCTGGCACAGGGGTTCTCTGCGTGGCGGCTGTTTCGCTATATCCTTCTGCCGCAAAGCCTGGCTAATGCCTGGCAGCCTGTTGTCGGGCAATATCTCAACCTGATGAAACTCTCCTCACTCGCCAGCGGAATTGGCTTTGCAGAGCTGACCTACCAGGTGCGGCAGATTGAAAGCTACAACGCTCATGCGCTGGAGGCGTTTACCGTGGGAACCGTACTGTACTTGCTCACTGGCGTGGCGATGGGCATGGCGCTGGTGCGCATTGGCCCCTCTGTGAAACGGAAACACCACGCGACTGTCGCAACAGGAAGTGAAAAACATGATTGCCGGACTTAA
- a CDS encoding amino acid ABC transporter permease, which produces MIAGLNVITDNLDYLLWGRAAAGEPGGVLLSLLMAAGAAGLALPGGIALACLAWRCPGLVRKALFLWAELIRGIPLIFVIFWMWYLLPLITGGDLPGALTVTLALAWFTAATVMHSVLAGLSALPGGQYEAALTQGFSTQQTLWRVLLPQVIRNILPSLVGIFISLLKDTSLAFIVNVPELTTVAGQVNNRVQIYPAAIFIFTGVVYYLLCCSLEQLAKRWRINRPAL; this is translated from the coding sequence ATGATTGCCGGACTTAATGTTATTACGGATAACCTGGATTATCTGCTGTGGGGACGTGCGGCAGCCGGTGAGCCTGGCGGGGTATTGCTCTCGTTACTGATGGCCGCTGGCGCGGCGGGACTGGCACTGCCTGGCGGTATTGCCCTCGCCTGCCTGGCCTGGCGCTGTCCGGGTCTCGTACGCAAAGCGCTCTTCCTGTGGGCGGAACTGATTCGCGGTATCCCGTTGATCTTCGTGATTTTCTGGATGTGGTATCTTCTTCCGCTCATCACGGGCGGCGATCTGCCGGGTGCCCTCACCGTAACGCTGGCGCTGGCCTGGTTTACGGCGGCAACGGTTATGCACTCGGTATTGGCCGGGCTGAGTGCATTACCCGGCGGACAGTATGAAGCCGCGTTGACTCAGGGATTTAGCACACAGCAAACCCTGTGGCGTGTACTACTGCCGCAGGTAATACGCAATATTCTGCCGTCTCTGGTGGGGATTTTTATCAGCCTGCTGAAGGATACATCGCTGGCGTTTATTGTGAACGTCCCGGAACTGACCACGGTGGCGGGACAGGTGAACAACCGGGTGCAAATCTACCCGGCAGCTATTTTTATCTTTACAGGGGTGGTCTACTACCTGCTCTGCTGTTCCCTCGAACAGCTTGCAAAACGCTGGCGCATTAACCGGCCAGCGCTTTAA
- a CDS encoding lipoprotein — MKKTLTLIAAATLSALSFASWADTLTVGASNTPHAEILEQAKPILAKQGIDLEIKPFQDYILPNTALAGHDIDANYFQHIPYLNSVLKDHAGDKDYDFVSAGAIHIEPIGIYSKKYKSLKDLPAGGKIIMRDAVSEEGRILSIFEKAGVIKLKPGIDKVTARISDIVENPKKLQFTPNVEASLLPQMYNNDEGAAVVINANYAIDAGLDPVHDPIAVESGENNPYANIITVHRGDEKKKDIVALVNVLHSKEIQDWIRTKYKGAVIPVNN; from the coding sequence ATGAAAAAAACACTGACACTGATCGCCGCCGCAACCCTGAGTGCCCTGAGCTTTGCCTCCTGGGCGGACACCCTGACGGTGGGGGCGTCCAACACGCCGCATGCCGAAATTCTGGAGCAGGCGAAGCCGATTCTGGCGAAGCAGGGTATCGATCTGGAGATCAAACCCTTCCAGGACTACATTCTGCCAAACACGGCGCTGGCGGGGCATGACATTGACGCCAACTACTTCCAGCACATCCCTTATCTGAACAGCGTGCTGAAAGATCACGCTGGCGATAAGGATTACGATTTTGTCAGCGCGGGGGCGATCCACATCGAGCCAATCGGTATCTACTCCAAAAAATACAAATCGCTGAAAGATTTGCCGGCAGGCGGCAAAATCATCATGCGCGATGCCGTTTCTGAAGAGGGGCGAATTCTCTCCATCTTTGAGAAAGCGGGCGTGATCAAGCTGAAGCCGGGCATCGACAAAGTGACCGCACGCATCAGCGATATCGTCGAGAACCCGAAGAAGCTGCAGTTCACGCCTAACGTAGAAGCGTCTCTGCTGCCGCAGATGTACAACAACGACGAAGGTGCTGCGGTAGTGATCAACGCCAACTACGCGATTGATGCCGGTCTGGATCCGGTTCACGACCCGATTGCAGTTGAGAGCGGTGAAAACAACCCGTATGCCAACATCATTACCGTACACCGTGGCGATGAGAAGAAGAAAGATATCGTTGCGCTGGTGAATGTGCTGCACTCTAAAGAGATTCAGGACTGGATCCGCACCAAATACAAAGGCGCGGTGATCCCTGTAAATAACTAA
- a CDS encoding methionine import system permease MetP, whose protein sequence is MAEDLFPHLKWDQLWAATQETLYMTALSGVATFVLGIVLGLALFLTARGGLFHNRAVYSVMSIVVNVFRSVPFIILIVLLIPFTKTVVGTILGANAALPALIVGAAPFYARLVEIALREVDKGVIEATRSMGARLSTLVFRVLLPESSPALVSGITVTLIALVSYSAMAGVIGAGGLGNLAYLEGFQRNHGDVTLVATVTILIIVFIIQFCGDVITSLLDKR, encoded by the coding sequence ATGGCTGAGGATCTTTTTCCGCATCTGAAGTGGGATCAACTGTGGGCAGCCACGCAGGAGACGCTGTACATGACCGCACTCTCCGGCGTGGCAACCTTTGTACTGGGGATTGTGCTTGGCCTGGCGCTGTTTTTGACTGCGCGCGGTGGTTTGTTCCACAACCGTGCGGTGTATAGCGTGATGTCGATTGTGGTGAACGTGTTCCGCTCGGTCCCGTTCATCATTCTGATCGTACTGCTGATCCCGTTCACCAAGACCGTCGTCGGTACCATCCTCGGGGCAAACGCCGCACTGCCTGCCCTGATTGTGGGGGCTGCGCCGTTCTACGCGCGTCTGGTCGAGATTGCTCTGCGTGAGGTGGACAAAGGGGTAATAGAAGCAACGCGCTCGATGGGCGCACGACTGAGCACCTTAGTGTTTCGGGTTTTACTGCCGGAGTCATCACCTGCACTGGTTTCAGGTATTACGGTGACGCTGATTGCGCTGGTGAGCTACAGCGCAATGGCGGGGGTGATTGGCGCAGGCGGCTTGGGAAATCTGGCTTATCTGGAAGGATTCCAGCGCAACCACGGTGACGTCACGCTGGTGGCAACGGTGACTATTTTGATCATCGTTTTCATTATCCAGTTCTGCGGCGATGTCATTACTTCACTGTTAGACAAAAGATAA
- the metN gene encoding methionine import ATP-binding protein MetN, protein MIVLRNISKVFDNGKVALTAVDNVNLTVEQGQIYGIIGYSGAGKSTLIRLLNGLEKPSTGSVTINGQDISAAKGEALRQARLKISMVFQHFNLLWSRTVNENIAFSMQIAGVPKANIKARVAELVALVGLKGRENAYPSQLSGGQKQRVGIARALANNPDVLLCDEATSALDPQTTDQILDLLLDINRRFKLTIVLITHEMHVVRKICDRVAVMENGKVVEEGDVLNVFTHPQQPITRQFVRQVSQYAEEETFNSALANELEGSVIRLTFTGHSTHKPIVGELTLRYGLPFNILHGKMTQTAHGVFGQLWVHVVASDEQLNNILADLQHSDIEGEVIKHG, encoded by the coding sequence ATGATCGTACTCAGGAATATTTCGAAGGTTTTTGATAACGGAAAGGTGGCACTCACTGCCGTTGATAACGTCAATCTGACGGTAGAACAGGGACAAATTTACGGCATTATTGGTTACAGCGGCGCAGGGAAAAGTACCCTGATCCGTCTGCTGAATGGTCTGGAAAAACCCAGCACCGGCAGCGTCACCATCAATGGACAAGACATCTCTGCCGCAAAGGGTGAAGCGCTGCGCCAGGCGCGGCTGAAAATCAGTATGGTGTTCCAGCACTTCAACCTGCTGTGGTCGCGCACGGTAAACGAGAACATCGCTTTTTCGATGCAAATTGCCGGGGTGCCTAAAGCTAACATCAAGGCTCGCGTGGCCGAGCTGGTGGCGCTGGTCGGCCTGAAAGGTCGCGAGAATGCGTATCCGTCCCAGCTGAGCGGCGGGCAAAAGCAGCGCGTCGGTATTGCCCGCGCGCTGGCGAATAACCCGGACGTGTTGCTTTGTGACGAGGCAACATCCGCCCTTGACCCACAAACCACCGATCAGATCCTCGATCTGCTGCTGGACATTAACCGTCGTTTCAAACTGACCATTGTGCTGATCACCCACGAGATGCACGTGGTGCGCAAAATCTGTGACCGCGTGGCGGTGATGGAAAATGGCAAAGTTGTGGAAGAGGGGGATGTGCTGAACGTCTTTACCCATCCGCAACAGCCAATTACCCGGCAGTTCGTGCGTCAGGTCAGCCAGTACGCTGAGGAAGAGACATTTAATTCGGCGCTGGCGAATGAGCTGGAAGGCTCGGTCATCCGGCTGACCTTCACCGGACACAGCACGCATAAGCCGATCGTGGGTGAGTTAACGCTGCGCTACGGCCTGCCGTTTAACATCCTGCACGGGAAAATGACGCAAACAGCCCACGGTGTTTTTGGGCAACTCTGGGTGCACGTGGTGGCATCTGATGAGCAACTGAACAATATCCTCGCCGATCTGCAGCACAGTGATATTGAAGGCGAGGTAATTAAGCATGGCTGA